A stretch of Streptomyces vietnamensis DNA encodes these proteins:
- a CDS encoding SAM-dependent methyltransferase, whose product MHTPSGTSLPVVPAALAPVLPSRYGLDQEPAPGAGIRVTADTLPGLESVSPADESSVWLHDTLLGPHSADIVRYLSLARSTGGPVLDLGSGAGRLAVPFARHGFAVEAVDRDASALERLEGWARRIGPQVAGLVVTHRAELTELRLEGSYRLALLAGAMVTAVPPASRPELLREVAAHLETGGALALDYTAHQLPGLIAEPRRTWAFQVPRFDGIDEWVVARQVFDLPSMSERITYYAARTGKVSSERVVLTTDKWIVDPERLAAELHSAGLHIEGRRRHRIDERTESVLLVCRADD is encoded by the coding sequence ATGCACACACCGAGCGGCACTTCCCTGCCCGTCGTGCCCGCAGCGCTCGCTCCGGTCCTGCCGTCCCGATACGGCCTCGACCAGGAGCCCGCCCCCGGCGCCGGCATCCGGGTCACCGCCGACACGCTCCCCGGGCTCGAGTCGGTCTCCCCCGCCGACGAGAGCTCGGTCTGGCTTCACGACACCCTGCTCGGCCCGCACAGCGCGGACATCGTCCGCTACCTCAGCCTCGCCCGCTCCACCGGCGGACCCGTCCTCGACCTCGGCTCCGGCGCCGGGCGGCTCGCCGTCCCGTTCGCCCGGCACGGCTTCGCCGTGGAAGCCGTGGACCGGGACGCCTCGGCCCTGGAGCGCCTCGAAGGCTGGGCCCGCAGGATCGGCCCGCAGGTGGCCGGGCTCGTCGTCACCCATCGCGCGGAGCTCACCGAGCTCCGGCTCGAAGGCAGCTACCGGCTCGCGCTGCTCGCGGGCGCCATGGTCACCGCCGTCCCGCCCGCCAGCCGGCCGGAACTGCTCCGGGAGGTCGCCGCCCATCTGGAGACGGGCGGGGCGCTCGCCCTCGACTACACCGCGCACCAGCTGCCGGGCCTGATCGCGGAGCCGCGGCGGACCTGGGCCTTCCAGGTGCCGCGCTTCGACGGGATCGACGAGTGGGTGGTGGCCCGGCAGGTCTTCGACCTGCCGTCGATGAGCGAGCGGATCACGTACTACGCGGCCAGGACCGGCAAGGTGTCCTCGGAGCGGGTGGTGCTGACCACCGACAAGTGGATCGTCGACCCGGAGCGGCTCGCGGCCGAGCTGCACTCGGCGGGCCTGCACATCGAGGGCCGACGGCGCCACCGCATCGACGAGCGGACCGAGTCCGTCCTCCTGGTGTGCAGGGCGGACGACTGA
- a CDS encoding GNAT family N-acetyltransferase, with protein sequence MQLAGVRTAAAGDATTISRLLADIIRSSYAGILDEIPMRRLISAQCALPRIRAEIEIPGGAPGWLGWLVATDPEGTVVGVAAGGVPVPGEGEVYALAVEPGSRRTGVGTALLTAATERMRGYGAREQRVELPAETDPALPFYSRLGFAALSPRRWSRPLP encoded by the coding sequence ATGCAGCTCGCTGGCGTTCGTACGGCAGCGGCCGGCGACGCGACGACGATATCCAGACTGCTTGCCGACATCATCCGGAGCAGCTACGCCGGAATACTGGACGAAATCCCGATGCGGCGGCTGATCTCCGCCCAATGCGCACTCCCCCGCATACGCGCGGAAATTGAAATTCCGGGGGGCGCGCCGGGATGGCTCGGCTGGCTGGTCGCCACGGACCCGGAGGGCACGGTCGTCGGCGTCGCCGCGGGCGGCGTCCCGGTGCCGGGCGAGGGCGAGGTGTACGCGCTCGCGGTGGAACCCGGCTCGCGCCGCACCGGCGTCGGTACGGCCCTGCTGACCGCCGCGACCGAGCGGATGCGCGGCTACGGCGCCCGGGAGCAGCGCGTGGAGCTCCCGGCGGAGACCGACCCGGCGCTCCCCTTCTACTCCCGCCTGGGCTTCGCGGCCCTCTCCCCGAGACGGTGGAGCAGACCGCTCCCCTGA
- a CDS encoding M56 family metallopeptidase, giving the protein MNHHLIAPLGLALLTGFLVPLLVVRARWAQQVPRLALAVWAACGAGFAAATALLSAQLVLPADSGHRLADMMFGLEPPTLDQLLNLDGRERFAFSLALLVLSLPAAAFVRRLARARRVRIRHAGVLRLVGRYDPALGATVLDDDRPAVYCLPGRSRRVVVSSGAVHTLTPAQLAAALAHERAHIAGRHHLLVAAAEAFTAVFPRLPLARHGGTAVPLLLEMAADDRALRRCTRDALATALYALASGRAPRSAFAAGGPSAALRMRRILTPHSAGHPVLLGLSTITAAALAMAPLIIACCSFPR; this is encoded by the coding sequence GTGAACCATCACCTCATCGCCCCGCTCGGCCTCGCGCTCCTCACCGGCTTCCTCGTCCCCCTGCTCGTCGTCCGGGCCCGCTGGGCCCAGCAGGTGCCCCGGCTCGCGCTCGCCGTCTGGGCCGCGTGCGGCGCCGGCTTCGCGGCCGCGACCGCGCTGCTGTCCGCCCAGCTGGTCCTGCCGGCCGACAGCGGTCACCGCCTGGCCGACATGATGTTCGGGCTCGAACCGCCCACGCTCGATCAGCTCCTGAACCTCGACGGGCGCGAACGGTTCGCCTTCTCCCTCGCGCTCCTCGTCCTCTCGCTGCCCGCCGCCGCGTTCGTCCGCCGCCTCGCCAGGGCCCGGCGGGTGCGTATCCGCCACGCGGGGGTGCTGCGGCTCGTCGGGCGGTACGACCCCGCGCTGGGGGCCACCGTCCTCGACGACGACCGGCCCGCCGTCTACTGCCTGCCGGGGCGGAGCCGCCGGGTCGTCGTCTCCTCGGGCGCGGTGCACACCCTGACCCCCGCCCAGCTCGCGGCGGCCCTCGCGCACGAGCGGGCGCACATCGCGGGACGGCACCACCTCCTGGTCGCGGCGGCGGAGGCCTTCACGGCCGTCTTCCCGCGCCTCCCGCTCGCGCGCCACGGCGGGACCGCCGTACCGCTGCTGCTCGAAATGGCCGCGGACGACCGGGCGTTGCGCCGGTGCACGCGGGACGCGCTCGCGACCGCGCTGTACGCGCTGGCCTCGGGCCGGGCGCCGCGGTCCGCGTTCGCCGCGGGCGGGCCGTCGGCGGCGCTGCGGATGCGGCGCATCCTCACCCCGCACAGCGCCGGGCACCCCGTACTGCTCGGGCTGTCGACGATCACGGCGGCGGCCCTCGCGATGGCCCCGCTGATCATCGCCTGCTGCTCGTTCCCCCGCTAA
- a CDS encoding BlaI/MecI/CopY family transcriptional regulator, with the protein MRRLGELEAEIMDRLWAWQRPATVREVVDDINRGRRVAYTTVMTVADILHRKGWLRREKSGRAWLYEPVRSREEYTAGLMRDALGDSQDRPAALLRFVEAISDEDMAALDAALRATRGGGGGGSDGPAGSGA; encoded by the coding sequence GTGCGCCGGCTGGGAGAGCTGGAGGCCGAGATCATGGACCGGTTGTGGGCCTGGCAGCGGCCCGCCACGGTCCGCGAGGTCGTCGACGACATCAATCGGGGACGCAGGGTCGCCTATACGACGGTGATGACCGTCGCGGACATCCTGCACCGCAAGGGTTGGCTCCGCCGCGAGAAGTCCGGACGGGCCTGGCTGTACGAGCCGGTGCGCAGCCGCGAGGAGTACACGGCGGGCCTGATGCGGGACGCCCTCGGCGACAGCCAGGACCGCCCGGCCGCCCTCCTCCGCTTCGTGGAGGCCATCTCGGACGAGGACATGGCCGCGCTCGACGCGGCCCTCCGCGCCACGAGGGGCGGGGGCGGCGGGGGCTCCGACGGCCCGGCCGGGAGCGGCGCGTGA
- a CDS encoding metal-sensitive transcriptional regulator, which translates to MAGYGQHKEDIIRRLRRIEGQVRGVQRMVDEDVYCIDVLTQVSAVNAALQSCAVALLDEHLSCCVTEAIAQGGDQAKAKVGEASKAIARLIRT; encoded by the coding sequence GTGGCCGGTTACGGACAGCACAAGGAAGACATCATCAGACGCCTGAGGCGCATCGAGGGCCAGGTCAGGGGCGTGCAGCGGATGGTGGACGAGGACGTGTACTGCATCGACGTCCTCACCCAGGTCTCCGCCGTCAATGCGGCCCTCCAGTCCTGCGCGGTGGCCCTCCTGGACGAGCACCTGAGCTGCTGCGTCACGGAGGCCATCGCCCAGGGCGGGGACCAGGCGAAGGCGAAGGTGGGTGAGGCGTCGAAGGCCATCGCCCGGCTGATCCGGACGTGA
- a CDS encoding heavy metal translocating P-type ATPase has product MTTTTPGTAQVELAIGGMTCASCAARIEKKLNRMDGVEATVNYATEKAKVTFDADIAVADLIATVEATGYTAQEPRPERPASGGGEDGPSDEEIADAELRPLKQRLITAVALAVPTIAMAMVPALQIEYWQWLSLTLAAPVVVYAAWPFHKAAWTNARHGAATMDTLISVGTIAAFLWSLWALFFGTAGTPGMTHPFEFTIARTDGAGNIYLEAAAGVTAFILAGRYFEARSKRKAGAALKALMQLGAKEVTVLKGGREITVPTSELQVGDRFLVRPGEKIATDGTVVEGSSAVDASMLTGESVPVEVSVGDSVTGATLNAGGRLVVEATRVGSDTQLARMAKLVEDAQNGKAAAQRLADKISAVFVPIVIALALGTLGFWLGTGQGLTAAFTAAVAVLIIACPCALGLATPTALMVGTGRGAQLGILIKGPEVLETTRKVDTIVLDKTGTVTTGRMTLIKVHTAEGVDETDVLRLAGALEHSSEHPIAQAVATGAAAKVGTLPAPEDFANIPGLGVQGVVEGHAVLVGREKLLDEWAMALPAGLKSAKAEAEQAGKTAIAVAWDGEARAVLEVADAVKETSAEAIKRLRALGLTPILLTGDNKAVAEAVAAEVGIDEVIAEVMPQDKVDVVKRLQGEGRSVAMVGDGVNDAAALAQADLGLAMGTGTDAAIEAGDLTLVRGDLRAAADAIRLSRKTLGTIRSNLFWAFAYNVAALPLAAAGLLNPMIAGAAMAFSSVFVVGNSLRLRGFQAADK; this is encoded by the coding sequence ATGACCACGACCACTCCGGGCACCGCCCAGGTCGAGCTCGCCATCGGCGGCATGACCTGCGCCTCGTGCGCGGCCCGCATCGAGAAGAAGCTCAACCGCATGGACGGGGTCGAGGCCACCGTCAACTACGCCACCGAGAAGGCGAAGGTCACCTTCGACGCCGACATCGCCGTCGCCGACCTGATCGCCACCGTCGAGGCCACCGGTTACACCGCCCAGGAGCCCCGGCCCGAACGGCCCGCGAGCGGCGGCGGCGAGGACGGCCCCTCCGACGAGGAGATCGCCGACGCCGAACTGCGGCCGCTCAAGCAGCGCCTGATCACGGCCGTCGCGCTCGCCGTGCCGACCATCGCGATGGCGATGGTCCCGGCCCTGCAGATCGAGTACTGGCAGTGGCTGAGCCTCACGCTCGCCGCCCCGGTCGTCGTCTACGCCGCCTGGCCCTTCCACAAGGCCGCCTGGACCAACGCCAGGCACGGCGCGGCCACCATGGACACCCTGATCTCGGTCGGCACGATCGCCGCGTTCCTCTGGTCGCTGTGGGCGCTGTTCTTCGGGACCGCCGGTACGCCGGGGATGACGCACCCCTTCGAGTTCACGATCGCCCGCACCGACGGCGCCGGGAACATCTACCTGGAGGCCGCGGCCGGCGTCACCGCCTTCATCCTGGCCGGCCGCTACTTCGAGGCCCGCTCGAAGCGCAAGGCGGGCGCCGCGCTCAAGGCGCTCATGCAGCTCGGGGCCAAGGAGGTGACCGTCCTCAAGGGCGGCCGCGAGATCACCGTACCGACCTCCGAACTCCAGGTCGGCGACCGCTTCCTGGTCCGGCCCGGCGAGAAGATCGCCACCGACGGCACCGTCGTCGAGGGTTCCTCCGCGGTGGACGCGTCGATGCTGACCGGTGAGTCCGTGCCGGTCGAGGTGTCCGTCGGCGACTCCGTCACCGGCGCCACCCTGAACGCCGGCGGCCGCCTCGTCGTCGAGGCCACCCGCGTCGGCTCCGACACCCAGCTCGCCCGCATGGCGAAGCTCGTCGAGGACGCGCAGAACGGCAAGGCCGCCGCCCAGCGCCTCGCCGACAAGATCTCGGCCGTCTTCGTGCCGATCGTCATCGCCCTCGCGCTCGGCACCCTCGGCTTCTGGCTCGGCACGGGGCAGGGCCTCACCGCCGCCTTCACCGCCGCCGTCGCCGTACTGATCATCGCCTGCCCCTGCGCCCTCGGCCTGGCCACCCCGACCGCCCTCATGGTCGGCACCGGCCGCGGCGCCCAGCTCGGCATCCTCATCAAGGGCCCCGAGGTCCTGGAGACCACCCGCAAGGTCGACACGATCGTCCTCGACAAGACCGGCACCGTCACCACCGGCCGCATGACCCTCATCAAGGTCCACACCGCCGAAGGCGTCGACGAGACCGACGTCCTGCGCCTCGCCGGCGCCCTGGAGCACTCCTCCGAGCACCCCATCGCCCAGGCCGTCGCCACCGGCGCCGCCGCCAAGGTCGGCACCCTGCCCGCCCCCGAGGACTTCGCCAACATCCCCGGTCTCGGCGTCCAGGGCGTCGTCGAGGGCCACGCCGTCCTCGTCGGCCGCGAGAAGCTGCTCGACGAGTGGGCCATGGCCCTGCCCGCCGGGCTCAAGTCCGCGAAGGCAGAGGCCGAGCAGGCCGGCAAGACCGCCATCGCGGTCGCCTGGGACGGGGAGGCCCGCGCGGTCCTGGAGGTCGCCGACGCCGTCAAGGAGACCAGCGCCGAGGCCATCAAGCGGCTCCGCGCGCTCGGTCTGACCCCGATCCTGCTCACCGGTGACAACAAGGCGGTCGCCGAGGCCGTCGCCGCCGAGGTCGGCATCGACGAGGTCATCGCCGAGGTCATGCCGCAGGACAAGGTCGACGTCGTCAAGCGCCTCCAGGGCGAGGGCCGTTCGGTCGCCATGGTCGGCGACGGCGTCAACGACGCCGCCGCGCTCGCCCAGGCCGACCTGGGTCTGGCGATGGGCACCGGTACGGACGCGGCCATCGAGGCCGGCGACCTGACCCTCGTACGGGGAGACCTGCGGGCCGCGGCCGACGCGATCCGGCTCTCCCGCAAGACGCTCGGCACCATCCGCTCGAACCTCTTCTGGGCCTTCGCCTACAACGTGGCCGCCCTGCCGCTCGCCGCGGCCGGACTGCTCAACCCGATGATCGCGGGCGCGGCCATGGCCTTCTCCTCGGTCTTCGTGGTCGGCAACAGCCTCCGCCTGCGGGGCTTCCAGGCCGCCGACAAGTGA
- a CDS encoding heavy-metal-associated domain-containing protein — MGSCCTPDNSCSTTETTAVAVADSTVTVYAVSGMTCGHCKSAITKSVSALDGVISVDVDVAGGLVTVTTGGEPDDAAITAAVDDAGYELTGRA, encoded by the coding sequence ATGGGCTCCTGCTGCACCCCCGACAACAGCTGCTCGACCACGGAGACCACCGCCGTCGCGGTCGCCGACAGCACCGTCACCGTCTACGCCGTCTCCGGCATGACCTGCGGCCACTGCAAGTCGGCGATCACCAAGTCCGTCAGCGCCCTCGACGGCGTCATCTCCGTCGACGTCGACGTCGCCGGCGGCCTGGTGACCGTGACCACCGGCGGCGAGCCCGACGACGCCGCGATCACCGCGGCCGTCGACGACGCGGGCTACGAGCTGACCGGCCGGGCCTGA
- a CDS encoding copper homeostasis protein CutC produces the protein MSNRAVLEVIALDEEDAVAAQTGGADRLELVTDMAADGLTPATATFTAIRRAVDIPLRVMLRLADGFAAGDVDALVGRAEELRSAGATEFVLGFLTADGEPDLVAVERLIAVLDGCRWTFHRAIDRAADRDGLRKALADLPGLDTYLTAGAATGVDDGLATLRAEAARTGEPGYEPQILVGGGLRLDHLPTLRTAGLTAFHIGGAARPQGWTAPVSAAAVRTWREAVDTP, from the coding sequence ATGAGCAACCGTGCTGTCCTTGAGGTGATCGCCCTCGACGAGGAAGACGCGGTCGCTGCCCAGACCGGTGGGGCCGACCGGCTCGAACTCGTCACCGACATGGCGGCGGACGGGCTCACCCCGGCCACGGCCACCTTCACCGCCATCCGCCGCGCGGTCGACATCCCGCTCCGCGTGATGCTCCGCCTGGCGGACGGCTTCGCGGCCGGCGACGTCGACGCCCTGGTCGGCCGGGCGGAGGAGCTCCGCTCGGCGGGCGCGACCGAATTCGTCCTCGGCTTCCTCACGGCGGACGGCGAACCGGACCTGGTCGCGGTGGAACGCCTGATCGCCGTCCTGGACGGCTGCCGCTGGACCTTCCACCGGGCGATCGACCGCGCCGCCGACCGCGACGGACTCCGCAAGGCGCTCGCCGACCTGCCCGGCCTCGACACCTACCTGACGGCGGGCGCCGCCACGGGCGTCGACGACGGCCTGGCGACCCTGCGCGCCGAAGCCGCCCGCACGGGCGAACCGGGCTACGAACCCCAGATCCTCGTCGGCGGCGGCCTCCGCCTCGACCACCTCCCGACCCTCCGCACCGCCGGCCTCACCGCCTTCCACATCGGCGGCGCGGCCCGCCCCCAGGGCTGGACGGCCCCGGTCTCGGCGGCCGCGGTCCGCACGTGGCGCGAGGCGGTCGACACCCCGTAA
- a CDS encoding DUF2867 domain-containing protein — protein sequence MRLPVSEHTGRPWRIHAYVPDFTTLDVWSFRMPGAGPDDFRLALAAITAGAGLSKQTGPTRFLFAVRWKLGALLGWDKPQEGLGPRVRSLRERMPEELTATADPTPGPGPFTSLYELHDECARELANKTVHGVMHLGWVETPDGGHELRMAVLVKPNGPFGRLYMALIAPFRYAIVYPAMTRQWEASWRDRERLLG from the coding sequence ATGAGACTTCCCGTCAGCGAGCACACCGGTCGGCCGTGGCGGATCCACGCGTACGTCCCCGACTTCACGACCCTGGACGTCTGGTCCTTCCGCATGCCGGGCGCCGGGCCCGACGACTTCCGGCTCGCGCTCGCCGCGATCACGGCCGGCGCCGGTCTGTCGAAGCAGACCGGGCCGACCCGCTTTCTGTTCGCGGTGCGCTGGAAGCTGGGCGCCCTGCTGGGCTGGGACAAGCCGCAGGAGGGCCTGGGCCCGCGGGTCCGGTCGCTGCGCGAGCGCATGCCGGAGGAGCTGACGGCGACAGCGGACCCGACGCCGGGCCCGGGCCCGTTCACCTCGCTGTACGAGCTGCACGACGAGTGCGCGCGGGAGCTGGCGAACAAGACCGTCCACGGGGTCATGCACCTGGGCTGGGTGGAGACCCCTGACGGCGGCCACGAACTGCGCATGGCGGTCCTGGTCAAGCCCAACGGCCCTTTCGGCCGCCTCTACATGGCCCTGATCGCGCCCTTCCGGTACGCCATCGTCTACCCGGCGATGACCCGCCAGTGGGAGGCGTCCTGGCGCGACCGGGAGCGGCTGCTCGGGTAG
- a CDS encoding TetR/AcrR family transcriptional regulator, whose amino-acid sequence MGAARTPRERWVEEGLTVLADGGPDAVRVEALAKRLGVTKGGFYGYFADRDALLTAMLDTWEREATDQVVERVRQDPDGDPRALITLAGMLTFSGDRLRPIDLAVRDWARRDEAVAERLRRVDNRRMALLREMIGTFCADPDEVEARSLLAFCVAIGHHFLAADHQGRTRADVLARAGDLILDRPEGAKSRGPQDG is encoded by the coding sequence GTGGGCGCCGCACGCACACCACGCGAACGCTGGGTGGAGGAAGGACTGACCGTCCTCGCCGACGGCGGACCCGACGCCGTGCGCGTCGAAGCCCTCGCCAAACGACTCGGCGTCACCAAAGGCGGCTTCTACGGGTACTTCGCCGACCGCGACGCCCTCCTCACCGCCATGCTCGACACCTGGGAGCGCGAAGCCACCGACCAGGTCGTCGAGCGCGTCCGGCAGGACCCGGACGGCGACCCCAGGGCCCTCATCACCCTCGCCGGCATGCTCACCTTCTCCGGCGACCGGCTGCGCCCCATCGACCTCGCCGTCCGCGACTGGGCCCGCCGCGACGAGGCCGTCGCCGAACGCCTGCGCCGCGTCGACAACCGGCGCATGGCACTGCTCCGCGAGATGATCGGCACCTTCTGCGCCGACCCCGACGAGGTCGAGGCCCGTTCCCTCCTCGCCTTCTGCGTCGCCATCGGACACCACTTCCTCGCCGCCGACCACCAGGGCCGCACCCGCGCCGACGTTCTCGCCCGCGCCGGCGACCTCATCCTGGACCGGCCGGAGGGGGCGAAATCCCGTGGCCCGCAAGACGGGTGA
- a CDS encoding aminoglycoside phosphotransferase family protein, whose translation MTPPRIDTALVERLIAAQFPDWAGLPVREVDSAGTDNAMFRLGDEFAVRLPKADWAEGQAEKEQRWLPHLAPHLTLPVPVPLGQGAPGEGYDRAWSVFAWLDGDDVHNAPLADLAHTAVELGRFGRALRAVDATGGPTSSRGGPVTGWEEGAMTPALRALGADGTIDTELATAAWESVLRLPQWDGPPVWTHGDLLPGNLLGRDGRLSAVIDFGCLGVGDPAVDTMPAWTLLTADTRPLFREAAGVDDATWARGRGWALVWGVVTENHYRGKNPVLATIAHRSHTEALAEYAAML comes from the coding sequence ATGACCCCTCCCCGCATCGACACCGCCCTCGTCGAGCGGCTCATCGCCGCCCAGTTCCCCGACTGGGCGGGGCTTCCCGTACGGGAGGTCGACTCCGCCGGCACCGACAACGCCATGTTCCGGCTGGGCGACGAGTTCGCCGTACGGCTGCCGAAGGCCGACTGGGCGGAGGGGCAGGCCGAGAAGGAACAGCGCTGGCTGCCGCACCTCGCACCCCACCTGACCCTGCCCGTGCCCGTACCCCTCGGGCAGGGCGCGCCGGGGGAGGGGTACGACCGCGCCTGGTCGGTCTTCGCCTGGCTGGACGGCGACGACGTCCACAACGCGCCGCTCGCCGATCTCGCCCACACCGCCGTCGAGTTGGGCCGCTTCGGTCGCGCCCTGCGCGCCGTCGACGCCACCGGCGGCCCCACCTCCTCCCGGGGCGGCCCGGTCACCGGCTGGGAGGAGGGTGCGATGACGCCCGCCCTCCGCGCCCTCGGGGCCGACGGCACCATCGACACGGAACTCGCCACCGCCGCCTGGGAGTCCGTGCTCCGGCTCCCGCAGTGGGACGGCCCGCCCGTCTGGACCCACGGCGACCTGCTGCCCGGCAACCTCCTTGGCCGCGACGGCCGCCTCAGCGCCGTCATCGACTTCGGCTGCCTCGGCGTCGGCGACCCGGCCGTCGACACCATGCCCGCCTGGACGCTGCTCACCGCCGACACCCGCCCCCTCTTCCGCGAGGCCGCCGGCGTCGACGACGCCACCTGGGCGCGCGGCCGGGGCTGGGCGCTGGTCTGGGGCGTCGTGACCGAGAACCACTACCGGGGGAAGAACCCCGTCCTCGCCACGATCGCCCACCGCAGCCACACGGAGGCCCTCGCCGAGTACGCGGCGATGCTCTAG
- a CDS encoding VOC family protein, which yields MTVGALHHVELWVGDLERAERSLGWLLGALGHTPFQSWEGGRSWALGSCYLVVEQSPARTADEHDRLRPGLNHLAFHAGDRSAVDALAAEAPAHGWRLMFADRHPYAGGDGHYAAYLENEDGFEVELVATAQAAATA from the coding sequence GTGACCGTCGGGGCGCTGCACCACGTCGAGCTGTGGGTGGGCGACCTGGAGCGGGCCGAGCGGAGCCTCGGCTGGCTGCTCGGGGCGCTCGGCCACACGCCCTTCCAGTCCTGGGAGGGCGGCCGCAGCTGGGCGCTCGGCTCCTGCTACCTGGTGGTCGAGCAGTCCCCGGCCCGCACGGCGGACGAGCACGACCGCCTCCGGCCGGGCCTCAACCACCTGGCCTTCCACGCCGGCGACCGGTCGGCCGTCGACGCCCTCGCCGCCGAGGCGCCGGCGCACGGCTGGCGGCTGATGTTCGCGGACCGGCATCCGTACGCGGGCGGGGACGGCCACTACGCGGCGTACCTGGAGAACGAGGACGGGTTCGAGGTGGAGTTGGTGGCGACAGCGCAGGCGGCGGCAACCGCCTAG